The window CGGCCCCTTATGGGCGTGAAGAACTTCCAGTAATTCAGTTTGCGCCCCGTTGTCCATCTCATACCGGTACTGTTTCCCGTGCCTGGCCGATAAAACATATGGCGGGTCCGCATAGATCAATACATTGGAATGGTTGAAGCGTTTGATTAATTCCACGGCCGGCATGTTTTCAATTTGCACGCCTCGCAGCCTTTCAGCGGCCGCCATTATTTTCTCAGGCAGATTACACCAATCTTTCGCAGCATAGGCCCGCTCTCTGCCTTGTACGTCGTTCTTCCAGCCCACCTTTT of the Anaerotignum faecicola genome contains:
- a CDS encoding DNA adenine methylase, whose product is NKPRSNIETVNDLDGNVVNLFEWIRKDPERLAWEIYYTPYARQVYDSAFESVPEDSFGRAVNFYIRLNMGHGFRTNGEKVGWKNDVQGRERAYAAKDWCNLPEKIMAAAERLRGVQIENMPAVELIKRFNHSNVLIYADPPYVLSARHGKQYRYEMDNGAQTELLEVLHAHKGP